The proteins below come from a single Lepeophtheirus salmonis chromosome 4, UVic_Lsal_1.4, whole genome shotgun sequence genomic window:
- the LOC121116467 gene encoding uncharacterized protein, whose translation MFIKVILLSILGGICTPIGGDKRNKFPLGSHANPPFEFADCLYRYFSCSDDHTYGKWPMNSRICYRDYQFCLAEAKWNQGVISHNGVTITYPLENPTYNTEISTIGHYLFNFAFHERICSYKKENLSCGPFGNIHIIFVFFGRVEGNDCPTILPSEFSHKSCEVENAFEYVYKRCDGKKKCSISPKELDPKHCKGMYPYLEMKYTCSGFERPSVSSSGGYNSSFNFGAVVDQDISTSYSTNIQTQPWIQLGFSYNFEVQQVLVFANKDPDYVHISTIEVQLTNGQVINRPPFYESTNNCIKNAPWDLTFQCNSYTENNGLIIYSTDNGAMSIKEVTIIIENPFKDDVNTGDGGSSVEMPNQNTEKNIYVIIDKACAKDQVSLSCYNYGGNVIVIEFITGRTKGGMCNSEMPIIECSKTFNEMLPSCMDYQACLPTYDRTFMSIVNKMNRESDCNRVNYYEFHYACDGLPQPQITASSVDNGFSLDFLFYEDHSPDSYYSSKKEDSPWIHLVFGQHLAVQGVQFTLTYVKDPEALFQNIEVRVGKHNVTSSSEIEGNPICGRYNGPPYPDQKHVVITCGMNGEFVVGKHMTIQKLGYGVLQIRDIVVLLKPEVALSYVYR comes from the exons ATgtttataaaggttattttattatctatactTGGAGGGATATGTACACCGATAGGag GAgacaaaagaaacaaatttcCCTTAGGATCCCATGCGAATCCACCATTTGAATTTG CGGATTGTTTATATCGTTACTTTTCTTGCTCGGACGATCACACATATGGAAAATGGCCGATGAATTCTAGGATTTGCTATCGAGACTATCAATTTTGCTTAGCCGAAGCCAAGTGGAATCAGGGAGTAATTAGCCATAATGGAGTAACCATTACTTATCCTTTAGAAAATCCAACTTATAATACGGAAATATCTACCATTGGACATTATCTCTTTAATTTTGCCTTTCATGAAAGAATTTGttcttataaaaaggaaaatttaagtTGTGGTCCTTTTggtaatattcatattatttttgtcttcttcGGACGAGTCGAAGGTAATGATTGTCCCACAATTTTACCGTCTGAATTTTCACATAAAAGCTGTGAAGTTGAAAACGCCTTTGAGTATGTCTATAAAag ATGTGatggaaaaaagaaatgttCAATCTCACCTAAAGAATTGGATCCAAAGCATTGCAAAGGGATGTATCCTTACTTAGAAATGAAATACACTTGTTCAGGATTTG AGCGACCCTCTGTCAGCAGCTCTGGAGGATATAACTCATCATTTAATTTTGGAGCTGTTGTGGATCAAGACATCAGTACATCTTATTCTACCAATATACAGACACAGCCATGGATCCAATTGGggttttcatataattttgaagtGCAACAAGTGCTTGTATTTGCAAATAAAGACCCTGACTATGTACATATCAGTACCATAGAAGTACAATTAACAAATGGTCAAGTCATTAATAGGCCACCTTTCTATGAAAGTACAAATAACTGCATTAAAAATGCGCCGTGGGATCTAACATTCCAATGTAATAGTTACACTGAGAATAATGGATTGATCATCTATTCTACGGATAATGGAGCAATGTCTATAAAGGAAGtaactattataattgaaaaccCTTTTAAGGATGATGTAAATACAGGAGATGGAG gaTCAAGTGTAGAAATGCCTAATCAGAATACGGAAAAGAACATTTACGTTATCATTG ACAAGGCCTGTGCAAAGGATCAAGTAAGTCTGAGTTGTTATAACTATGGTGGAAATGTGATCGTGATTGAATTCATAACTGGTAGAACAAAAGGAGGTATGTGCAATTCCGAAATGCCAATAATAGAATGTTCAAAGACTTTTAATGAAATGTTGCCAAG TTGTATGGATTATCAGGCTTGCCTCCCAACTTATGATAGAACATTTATGAGTATTGTCAATAAGATGAATCGGGAATCTGATTGTAATAGAGTAAATTATTATGAGTTTCATTATGCATGTGATGGTCTTC caCAACCTCAGATAACAGCCAGTTCGGTGGACAATGGGTTTTCGCTGGATTTCCTTTTCTACGAAGATCATTCACCCGATAGTTATTATAGTTCAAAGAAAGAAGATAGCCCTTGGATTCATTTGGTTTTCGGACAACATTTAGCCGTTCAAGGTGTACAGTTTACCCTTACTTATGTAAAAGATCCAGAAgctctctttcaaaatattgaggTTCGAGTGGGAAAGCATAATGTAACTAGCAGCTCGGAGATTGAAGGAAATCCCATTTGTGGTAGATATAATGGCCCACCATACCCTGATCAGAAGCATGTTGTGATTACATGTGGTATGAATGGAGAATTTGTCGTTGGGAAACACATGACTATTCAAAAATTGGGCTATGGTGTGCTTCAAATTAGGGATATTGTTGTTCTATTGAAGCCGGAAG TTGCTCTATCGTATGTATACAGATAA
- the LOC121116466 gene encoding galactose mutarotase, which translates to MITIRIFIFLLLNVQFILSEDSIQSIFKRQSGNALQITELDHWTLPPKYVKNGDDNKVRRFRLESPQMTIEMISLDLIITSINIPNQKNEMSDVVLGFDDINGYLRDSSFSGAFVSLSPKEMQHEKKTPRNWNPTLKENSIVFSLLKDKTVLLNAEFYLSETEEELTVDIKGIVSKPTFMNIGLKTYFNLAGYETGPSGIEGHVVQINANEISEKSGGEFRYVDLEENDLDLRIPQTLDEIIFKESLKSGRYFIVDRSISEFHRFVGRVSHTDSKRYLEVYSNQPAVYFDLSKESQSNGKNETKLEKNSGFEMKMVTLLDNDQISNINPGDLYTHTIKYKFGVDEF; encoded by the exons ATGATCACTATaagaatattcatatttttattgcttaATGTCCAATTCATACTGTCAGAAGACTCCATTCAGAGTATATTTAAACGACAAAGTGGTAATGCTCTTCAAATCACAGAGTTAGATCATTGGACTCTGCCTCCCAAATATGTCAAAA atGGAGATGATAATAAGGTCCGAAGATTTCGATTAGAGTCACCCCAAATGACAATAGAAATGATTAGCTTGGATCTGATCATTACGTCAatcaat ATTCCAAATCAAAAGAATGAAATGAGTGACGTTGTTTTAGGATTTGATGATATCAATGGATATTTGAGGGATTCGTCATTTTCTGGAGCCTTTGTATCCCTGTCTCCCAAGGAGATGCAACATGAAAAGAAAACCCCAAGAAATTGGAATCCTACTCTCAAGGAGAATAGTATTGTTTTTAGTCTTCTTAAAGACAAAACTGTTTTACTCAATGCGGAGTTCTATCTCTCTGAAACTGAAGAAGAGTTGACAGTTGATATCAAGGGAATAGTGAGCAAGCCAACATTCATGAATATTGGactcaaaacttattttaatttggcTGGATATGAAACTG gTCCATCAGGGATTGAGGGACACGTCGTACAAATCAATGCAAACGAAATCTCTGAAAAGAGTGGAGGAGAATTTAGATATGTTGACTTGGAAGAAAACGATTTAGATTTGAGAATTCCTCAAACCcttgatgaaattattttcaaggaATCATTAAAAAGTGGTAGATACTTTATTGTTGACAGAAGTATCTCTGAATTTCATCGATTTGTTGGAAGAGTATCTCATACCGACTCCAAAAGATATCTTGAAGTGTATTCTAATCAGCCAG CCGTTTATTTTGATCTCTCTAAAGAATCCCAATCAAATGGAAAGAATGAAactaaattggaaaaaaacagTGGATTCGAAATGAAAATGGTAACTCTCTTGGACAACGatcaaatttcaaacattaaccCTGGAGATTTATATACacatactattaaatataaatttggtgTTGATGAGTTTTAA
- the LOC121116470 gene encoding uncharacterized protein: protein MGAMVYSTGIGIMAVKEVTFILIKDGGIDEDKKKIPYDRSDKNIYSIIDKSCSKELLDVSCESYGGNIEIIEHIVGRTRGICDSANQDLECFERIPGILPSCIQKPICAVHEDRVFRDTVNSFKAQLKCTGINFFEIRYTCTGLPKPIISTSSVDNGFSPDNLIYKEEFETNYFSSQFEDNPWIQVSFKKTLAVVGIQFTIPVSTDSARDFEDIYVRVGDKYVLEKSDLSGNPICGNFRGPPKPDQTHIVVTCGVNDNFLTGNFLTIQKNGRGVLQIKDIVVLLVPESNIKETTHIGGFLIEALFCDDEALLTCERSGAGVILTVDAYAGQTLDNGVCNPQNSIVDIKTSDCERSHKSIVKNICEGQRKCMIDLTGTETCPIETKYRRILYRCTNFERPIGRASSVESKDHAPQFALDGKIVFGNAFLFKSKLGINPWFEVDMKGVYIVKALEIVFGDIINIQRSIELNVLNSPYAPEDSDSLNNDYDGFFRNDRLVSNQTSFRGPRRSSLCAYIDLIPDPTYVYIHCNRKVAGKYVVLIVKEFTVLVLQEIVILLAGDSAL from the exons ATGGGAGCAATGGTGTACTCCACTGGTATAGGCATAATGGCTGTCAAGGAAGTTACATTCATCCTTATCAAGGATGGAGGCATTGATGAAG ataaaaaaaagataccttATGATCGCTCtgacaaaaacatttattcgaTAATCG ATAAATCATGTTCAAAAGAGCTCTTGGATGTTAGTTGTGAATCTTATGGAGGAAACATTGAAATAATCGAACACATTGTTGGAAGAACAAGAGGAATTTGTGATTCTGCTAATCAAGATTTGGAATGTTTTGAACGGATTCCTGGTATTCTTCCAAG CTGTATACAAAAACCCATTTGTGCTGTACATGAAGATCGAGTGTTTAGAGACACTGTAAATAGTTTTAAAGCACAGTTAAAATGTACcggaattaattttttcgaaattcgTTACACATGCACTGGACTCC CAAAACCTATAATAAGCACAAGCTCTGTGGACAATGGATTTAGTCCTGATAACCTAATCTATAAAGAAGAATttgaaactaattattttagCTCTCAATTTGAAGATAATCCATGGATTCaagtatctttcaaaaaaacattagcTGTAGTAGGAATACAGTTCACTATTCCTGTATCGACTGATTCAGCCAGAGATTTTGAGGATATATATGTTCGTGTTGGCGATAAATACGTGCTTGAAAAATCTGATTTAAGTGGCAATCCAATTTGTGGAAATTTTAGGGGTCCTCCAAAGCCTGATCAAACACACATTGTTGTAACTTGCGGtgtgaatgataattttttgactggtaattttttgacaatccAGAAAAATGGAAGAGGTGTTTTACAAATTAAGGATATCGTGGTCTTGTTAGTACCAGAGA gtaacATTAAAGAAACAACACACATTGGAGGATTTCTCATTGAAg CACTCTTCTGTGATGATGAGGCACTATTGACTTGCGAACGCTCTGGAGCGGGAGTGATACTAACAGTAGATGCATATGCAGGGCAAACATTGGATAATGGAGTATGCAATCCACAAAATTCTATCGTGGACATCAAAACATCAGATTGCGAAAGATCACACAAGTCAATAGTGAAAAACAT ttgtgaaggccaaagaaaatgtatgATTGATTTGACTGGTACAGAAACATGTCCAATAGAAACTAAATACCGACGAATTTTGTACCGATGCAcaaattttg aGAGACCCATTGGCCGAGCCAGTAGCGTTGAAAGTAAGGATCACGCCCCACAATTTGCTCTAGATGGAAAAATTGTGTTTGGAAATGCATTTCTTTTCAAATCAAAGCTAGGTATTAATCCATGGTTTGAAGTTGATATGAAGGGAGTGTATATTGTCAAGGCTTTGGAAATTGTGTTTGGAGATATTATCAACATCCAAAGATCGATTGAGCTCAATGTCTTGAACTCACCATATGCACCAGAAGATTCGGATTCTTTAAATAACGACTATGATGGTTTCTTTAGAAACGATCGTCTTGTGTCTAATCAAACATCATTTCGTGGACCGAGGAGGTCAAGTTTATGTGCTTATATTGATCTAATACCTGATCCTACTTATGTCTATATTCATTGTAATAGAAAAGTAGCAGGGAAATACGTTGTACTCATCGTTAAGGAATTTACAGTACTTGTACTACAGGAAATTGTTATATTACTTGCAGGGGATTCAGCtctctaa